A single genomic interval of Argopecten irradians isolate NY chromosome 8, Ai_NY, whole genome shotgun sequence harbors:
- the LOC138329620 gene encoding uncharacterized protein, which translates to MCDIVDKEARFCYHDDNERMCCESCKRHHTGVKDCEFGNRIADCDPRRCSDYNYATQCCQTCARINNRDTTQVPAAPKPTQGVLFFTDHTHTTLSDTGPKANLLPTLSSPLRHTRKLQDNTLLPQKEIKVVTDADISVPALSLNKGGTTKPLVEMQAVPSAKKFKSHGPYVHQNKLDHKPRPTQRPLTKPPVRPTAPFRRTSSSTARNHWKQQQKIKRQRTQNIRQPEKVPSRSRNQYYNTNHSPKYNKPQKVNNPKHSRMMTTTFRTSLNRQSRKQKMFAFPSQKCVKPDATFMSLKCSWLVRLMKGLCSNALLGSICCEPCTPAKKKEFVCKDHQGCTAKTGAQCYNDMIRSKCCATCKRFDTGYPDCRYGDRESHCSLFLHYMPAYTCGTFKQKCCMSCKSSKAQITTITPKVSRNEVHPSKVNPVVSGMTHSSFQDRTQRFRPSYSYRRW; encoded by the exons ATGTGCGATATCGTGGATAAAGAAGCTAGATTTTGTTATCACGATGATAACGAGAGGATGTGCTGCGAAAGCTGCAAACGCCATCACACCGGGGTCAAAG attGTGAATTTGGGAATAGAATTGCAGACTGCGACCCCCGAAGATGCTCAGACTATAACTACGCGACTCAGTGTTGTCAAACGTGTGCTAGGATAAATAACAGGGACACCACACAAGTGCCAGCAGCTCCAAAACCAACACAAGGCGTGTTGTTCTTCACAGATCATACACATACGACTCTTTCAGACACCGGACCGAAAGCCAACTTACTACCAACGTTGTCATCGCCCCTTAGGCACACCAGAAAACTCCAGGACAATACTCTACTTCCccaaaaagaaataaaagtaGTAACTGATGCTGACATATCGGTGCCAGCACTATCGCTGAACAAAGGAGGCACAACGAAACCTTTGGTCGAAATGCAAGCTGTGCCTAGCGCCAAAAAGTTTAAGTCACATGGACCTTACGTTCATCAAAACAAGTTGGACCATAAGCCAAGGCCAACGCAACGTCCACTGACTAAACCTCCAGTCAGACCTACGGCACCATTTAGGCGTACGTCATCTTCTACTGCAAGGAATCATTGGAAACAACAACAGAAGATAAAAAGACAACGAACACAAAATATACGCCAACCGGAAAAGGTTCCATCCAGGAGTCGTAATCAGTATTACAACACTAACCATTCCCCTaaatataacaaacctcagaaGGTTAACAATCCCAAGCACTCGCGTATGATGACTACAACGTTTAGAACAAGTCTCAACAGACAAAGTAGAAAACAGAAGATGTTTGCATTTCCATCACAGAAATGTGTTAAACCTGACGCCACATTCATGTCTCTGAAATGTTCATGGTTAGTACGACTCATGAAAGGACTCTGCTCAAATGCTTTACTTGGCAGTATTTGCTGCGAACCTTGTACGCCTGCCAAGAAAAAAGAATTCG TTTGTAAAGACCATCAAGGATGTACCGCGAAAACTGGTGCACAATGTTACAACGATATGATCCGCTCCAAGTGTTGTGCCACATGTAAACGTTTTGATACAGGTTATCCAG ACTGTCGATATGGTGACAGGGAAAGCCATTGCAGTTTGTTCCTTCATTACATGCCTGCATACACATGTGGTACCTTCAAACAAAAGTGTTGCATGTCGTGTAAATCAAGCAAAGCTCAAATCACAACAATAACCCCAAAAGTGTCCAGAAATGAAGTGCATCCTTCCAAGGTTAATCCTGTAGTATCCGGAATGACTCACTCCTCGTTCCAGGACCGCACGCAGAGGTTTAGACCGTCATATAGCTACAGACGTTGGTAG
- the LOC138329781 gene encoding A disintegrin and metalloproteinase with thrombospondin motifs like → MEKADSAIEVAVVEENLPTGDEQEGAALPSNLNMTINLFQNDTNAVDLRLDMNNAMNEQRSIYVIRTNKAGKQVLKKEQIPIEGNIAFYQDKDTGANVMVRCDGFTSGKCDPTLEGSFFVDQVEYGLEPLPFDSPERKKRSVTGSRRGKLYSVFKRKQDKPVKDDFVKESATGPGQSMQMVDRIVDLSEFLSPESASMTMRRRVSHYPKRRPKKQFRTDDTPYEMGLIVLIDYSVYRSWYQRSHQKTHAEKDIEAKSKIRQYMSHVINGIDLRFQNLKVNRVKVVVSRYIIADTPEASHWTADRLEASPRDLVYADEVLNKLIKWRFRMGMDLPVHDHVILFTGYDLYRPTVQNKGVAGFARVKSMCTHTSVSIVEEHGGFNSILTATHEIGHSLGAYHDGHNNSCVGQDNYIMTPIGGSATPSNALNPFQFSPCSQDAFQSYLDSLPTKNCLTDETDIYDEEEFREHLSQEAGQLYGPNEQCKQHLGQSSYYAWGGILGDAAEVCTHMACKNSMSDTSFNIYYAARGTSCGNKKWCIDGVCTYSEEAPDRKAPPNETMSFTNDKIDEKLSKVLMEESLFSTLHSLRDDIRNENHKMMQRLVDKISILEDENKKLRKNVSVLQSRLFTVVDTLEAHLVRGNTTEQHDSNNSIKVIEVKDSGPRPIENCVHGDAQRMFGNKTCSQYISEDPGRCYFSYYNRFCCTSCDRVRRHQRGE, encoded by the exons ATGGAGAAAGCGG ATTCAGCTATCGAGGTAGCAGTTGTGGAGGAGAATCTTCCCACGGGAGATGAGCAGGAAGGTGCGGCATTACCATCCAACTTAAACATGACCATTAACCTCTTCCAAAATGACACGAACGCTGTTGATCTGAGGCTTGATATGAATAATGCTATGAATGAACAGCGAAGTATTTACGTGATACGGACAAACAAGGCGGGAAAACAAGTTTTAAAGAAAGAGCAAATTCCAATTGAAGGG AACATCGCCTTTTACCAGGACAAGGACACTGGAGCTAATGTGATGGTACGGTGTGACGGATTTACCAGTGGCAAGTGTGACCCAACTCTC GAAGGAAGCTTTTTTGTGGATCAAGTGGAATACGGTCTAGAGCCATTGCCATTCGACTCTCCGGAAAGGAAAAAGAGGAGTGTTACTGGGAGTCGAAGGGGAAAGTTATACTCAGTATTCAAACGGAAACAGGATAAACCGGTCAAAGACGATTTTGTAAAGG AATCTGCAACAGGCCCTGGACAGTCCATGCAGATGGTGGACAGAATTGTAGACCTGAGTGAATTTCTTAGCCCTGAGAGTGCCTCCATGACGATGAGAAGACGGGTTTCACACTACCCTAAACGGAGGCCAAAGAAACAGTTCAGAACAGACGATACCCCTTACGAAATGGGACTGATTGTATTGATAGACTACAGTGTGTATCGCAG TTGGTACCAGCGCAGTCACCAGAAAACTCACGCCGAGAAGGATATCGAAGCCAAGTCCAAAATAAGGCAGTACATGTCCCATGTCATCAATGGG ATTGATCTGCGGTTTCAAAACCTGAAGGTTAATCGTGTCAAGGTTGTGGTATCACGGTATATTATAGCTGAC ACGCCAGAGGCCTCCCACTGGACAGCCGACCGTCTGGAGGCCAGCCCTCGAGATCTGGTATATGCTGATGAAGTTTTAAACAAACTCATTAAATGGCGATTCAGGATGGGAATGGACCTTCCAGTACACGATCACGTCATTTTGTTTACCGG GTATGACCTTTACAGACCAACCGTTCAAAATAAAGGAGTCGCAG GTTTTGCACGTGTAAAATCTATGTGTACTCACACAAGTGTGTCTATCGTAGAGGAGCACGGAGGATTCAACAGTATACTCACTGCTACTCACGAAATAGGACATAG TTTGGGGGCCTATCATGATGGTCACAATAATTCGTGCGTTGGCCAGGATAATTACATCATGACTCCTATTGGAGGCTCTGCAACACCATCGAACGCATTGAATCCGTTTCAGTTCTCCCCGTGTTCACAAGACGCCTTCCAATCCTACCTCGATTCATT ACCAACGAAGAACTGCCTGACGGACGAGACAGATATTTATGATGAGGAAGAGTTTCGGGAACATCTAAGTCAGGAGGCTGGACAGTTGTACGGACCGAACGAGCAGTGTAAGCAACATCTTGGCCAGTCGTCTTACTATGCATGG ggTGGTATTTTAGGTGACGCAGCAGAGGTATGCACACATATGGCCTGTAAGAATTCAATGTCCGACACcagttttaatatatattacgCGGCTCGTGGGACATCATGCGGAAACAAAAAA TGGTGTATTGACGGCGTGTGTACCTATTCGGAAGAGGCTCCTGACAGAAAAG CTCCTCCAAACGAGACCATGAGCTTTACGAACGATAAAATAGATGAAAAGCTGTCTAAAgtgttgatggaggaaagcctgTTTAGCACGTTACACTCACTGAGAGACGACATCCGAAACGAAAATCACAAGATGATGCAAAGACTAGTGGATAAAATTTCCATACTAGAAGATGAAAATAAGAAGCTTCGAAAAAACGTGTCTGTTTTACAATCCCGTCTTTTCACCGTGGTGGATACTTTAGAAGCACATCTGGTGAGAGGGAACACTACTGAACAACACGATAGCAACAATTCAATAAAGGTGATAGAAGTGAAGGACAGTGGCCCGAGGCCGATTG AAAATTGTGTCCATGGCGATGCCCAGCGTATGTTTGGAAACAAGACTTGCTCCCAGTATATATCAGAGGACCCCGGTCGGTGCTACTTTTCCTATTACAACAGATTCTGCTGTACGTCGTGTGACAGGGTTCGGCGACACCAACGTGGTGAGTAG